CTGGAAGAAATAGGATTTAAGTATGACAAGAAAAAATACTATAGTCATCCTGACTGTAAATTCTTTCTCGAATTCCTAGTGCCGCCGGTTGCGATCGGGAACGAGCCAATTAATAAATTCAACACGATTTCATCTGACGCAGGTTCAATAAATATCCTAACCCCGACAGACTGCGTAAAAGACAGGTTAGCCGCCTATATCCATTGGGACGACAAAGAATCTCTTGAACAGGCTGTCATGGTTGCAGCATCACAAGAGATAGATATAAAAGAGATAAAGCGATGGGCTAAAAATGAAAACAACGGTGAGAAGATCAAGGCCTTTCTTGAAAAGTTTAAGTGATATTAACCATCAACCGTTTGCCAAGCGCATCTGCAACACGTATCAATGTTGAAAGCTTGATATCCTCGGCATGATTCTCAATTCTGGATATCGCGGTCTTCTTCGTCTTCAGCCTCTTTGCAAGCTCTTCCTGCGTAAGCCCGGACGATTCACGCGCCTCACGAAGCATAACGCCGACCTTGAACTCTTTATATCCTTCCTCATAGCCTTTTGCGAAATTACTATCAGTCTTCTTTCTTTTAGCTATATATTTCTTAAGATCGCTCATAATTTAATCCTCCGCCTTATAAAGTCTCTTCTGTAAGCTTCTGCCCGTTCAATCTCTTTCACTGGCGTCTTTCTGCTCTTCTTCAAAAATCCATGCGTAAGTACGACTGATGAATTATCGGCAAAGAAGCACAGAATCCTAATTGATTTCGAGCCATACTGCACCCGGCACTCCCATATCTCTTCTGTATTAACAAGTTTCTTTAAGTAGGACGACGGCACAACTTCCAGTTCTTCCAATAAACGTAATACCCAGGTTACTTTTTGTGCTGTCCTCCCTGATAATGAATCAAGAAAAACTTCTAAAGGGCATTTACCGTCAGCCGTTCTGTAAAATGTGACTGTCCTGTTCATAGTTATGTTAACTTACACGTTAACCAGTGTCAAGCATAGAATTTTCATACATCACCATATTACAAAGCAGAAGATGAAATTATCCAGATAACTGATTAACTAATCCCACGCATTAGTAAAGGTGGGGATTTTACAAGAAAGGTCATTCTCATTTTGTGATTGTATTTTATTGCTCATACAACTATAATTTTCTTATTCCACAAAATAAGACAATTGTTGGAGTAGTAAATAAGACCATTAAGAGGTGTCTATGGAAATAAAACAAGCACATAATCTAATTGATGCCCATGTCAAAGACTTGATAGACCAATGCCCACACTGCGGTGCAAAAGTGCACATAGAAAAATTGTGGAATGATTATCACTCCCTTAATAATGGCGACAAAGAATTCTATGTTATTTTTAGATGTAAACCATGCAAGAAATTACTTTTAAAAACCTTTTTTTTCAGACAAAACCCTTACAGCAATAATGAACATTTGGAAGCCAAAGGCTGGGATGAGAAATTTCCAATATCTTTTGACGATGAATTAAGTAAACAAGAAAAAGAGTATATTCCTGATCAAGTGCTTTCAGACTACCAAGAAGCATTGAAGTGCAAATCAATAGGAGCAAACAGAGCGAGTTGTTCAATGTTCCGCCGAGCACTTCAAAGTGCTATCGTCATATTTGGTGCAGATCATAAACTAGATTTAATCAAGCAGATAGATTCCTTAGACAGCTTACCGAAAGACATTAAGGATTGGGCTCATCAAATAAGAATATTCGGTAATTGGGGAGCACATCCAGACAAAGATAATCTTAAAGAAGTTGATTCTAATGATGTAACCGAGGTTCATGATTTTATTTCAAAGTTTTTCATATATATGTTCATTATGCCAGAGAAAGTTAAGTTGTCACGTGCAAAGAGAGATGAAAAATTGAAAACAAATCCTGAAGTAACAACAAGTGAGTAAGAACATATGTACAACTACACTGATAGAGTAAAGCAATGGGATCAGACATCAAATAATCTCAGGTGATATTTGTGAAGGAGTATCCAGATGAGTTGGGAATGTCCAAAATGTAATTCTGAAAATGCTGATTATATTATTGATGGTATTATAAAAACGGAATGTCTTTGCGGTTATAAGATGCCAATAACTGTAGAGAATAAAACAGACAACACCCAGATAACGTCAGTTGAGGGAAACAAATTTGCAAATGCAAAACCTGATAATCAGTCAACAAACAATCTCTCTTCTATAATGTTCCCAACATTTATCGATATGTCAAAAAAACTTAGTCATTTTCAAAAAAAGATTATTGTGATTACTATGGCTGCAATCTTGTTTGTTATTGCTATGGCAATTGCTGATGAAGTTGGCACGTATCAATCTGGAAGAGGCGGCCCATTTAATATGAAAAAGACTTGGTATATTTGGGTAATTTATTTTTCAATAATAATGCCAGCATTTATAATGCCATCATTTATCGTTAAATACTTAGACAATTTATCAAAGAAATTTAATCATGCTCAAAAAAAGATTATTGGGATTACTGTTGCTGCAATCTTGTTTGTTATTACTATGGCAATTGCTGATGAAGTTGGCACGTATCAATCTGGAAGAGGCGGCCCATTTAATATGGAAAAAACTTGGTATATTTGGGTAATTTATTTTTCAATAATAGGTTATTTTGAGTTTAAATTATTTGGAAATAAAAATAGCAAGGAAGAAAAGTCTAACACATTGGATTGAACAAGTCTCACAGGTCATTTTTTTATCCCCCCCCACCATCAACCATTAAGTATCCCCATGATCCTGTCATAGTCAGCCTTAATATCTATCTCCTCAGCATCCATCTCTTCACCCTCGCCTTCGATTCCGATATGCTCGATAACCTTATCAGGCATCTCCGCGATGAACTGTGACGGCATGCTCAGGGTCTTTGTGCCGTATTTTATTCTGTATGCCGTGTAGGTGAGAAAGAGCTCCTTCATCGCCCTTGTGATGCCGACATACATCAGCCTCCGCTCCTCCTCAAGCCCGCCCGGTTCATCAATCGACTTGCTGTGTGGAAGCATATCCTGCTCAACCCCGACTATGAAGACGACAGGGAATTCAAGCCCTTTTGAAGAGTGAAGCGATACGAGGGTGACGCCGCTGTTCTCTTTCTCTTTTTCAGGCTTGTCATCCAGCGCGAGCGTCTCTATGAATCCCTGAAGTGACGGCGACTTTTCATTCTCTTCATAATATTTGAGCGATTCAATAAATGCCGTCACATTATCTATGCGCTTCTCCACCACATCATCTGTCTTATAGAAACCTCTTATATGGTCGTGAAGCCCTATCTCATCTATGAACTTGGCAAGCAGTTTTGCCATATCCTTGCCTTTTGAAAAGTCTGTCCTGTAACGCTTGAGCATATCTGCCAAGGCAGCCGCGTTGGCTGCGGTCTTTGCATTGACCTCTTCCACGCCGTTTGCGTTGATGAAGGCATCCATGAGAGATATCTTCTGCGCTCCGGCATGGTCGTGCATCTTTCCGATAGAGGTGATGCCTATGCCCCTTCTCGGAACATTGGCTATCCTCAGAAGGCTGACATCGTCATATTTGTTCAGGATGATCTTCATGTAGGATGCGAGGTCCTTCACCTCCTTCCGGTCAAAGTAGCTCGTTCCGCCTACCACAGTGTACGGCATCTTCTTTCTGCGCAGCTCCTCTTCAAAGAGCCTTGAAAAGACATTCGCCCTGTATATGATTGCAAAATCTTTGTGGTCGAGTTTTCTGGTCTCCATGAGCTCCTGTATCTTCCCAACAACGATCCGCGCCTCACCCTCGCCGTCAGGTGCCTTTATTATCTTTATCACAGGGCCTGTGCCTTCAGATGTCCAGAGGGACTTCACCATTCTCTGACTGTTATTTGTTATGACGCTGTTTGCAACTGTCAGTATATTTCCCATAGAACGGTAGTTCTGCTCAAGCCGTATCACCTTTGTCCCTTTGAAGTCGCCTTCAAAATCAAGGATATTGCCGAGGCTCGCGCCCCTCCATGAATAGACCGACTGGTCGTCATCACCGACCACGCAGAGGTTCTTTCTCTTGCCTGCGAGCTGCTTAAGCAATGTGTACTGCACCCTGTTCGTATCCTGGTACTCATCAACCATGATATACCTGAACTTCTCCCTGTACTCCTCTAATACAGCCGGAACGTCCCTGAAGAGCTTTATCACAAGAAGGAGCAGGTCATCAAAGTCAACAGCATTCATCGCCCTGAGCGTCTTCTGATACTCAGGATATACCCTTGCCGTTATGATAGAGAGCGGGTCATGCCCCGTGCTGTCCATATCTTCAGGAGCTGTGAAAGAGTTCTTGAGCTTCCCTATCCTGTCAAGTATCACCTCAGGCTTGAACTGCTTGTCATATAAGCTGATATCTATAAGAAGGTTCTTTAACAGAGACGCCTGTTCTGAGGTGTCATAGATGGTGAAGTTCTTCCGCAGGCCGACATGCTTCATCTCCTTTCTGAGTATCTGCAGGCAGAGGGAATGGAATGTCGAAACTATAGGTGTCTTCTTCTTGCTCTTCTTTAAGATGGAGGTTATCCTTCCGCGCATCTCACGCGCCGCCCTGTTTGTAAATGTCACAGCTATGAGAGAATCAGGAGATATGCCTTTATGAATGAGATACGCCGCCCTGACGGTTATGACCCTTGTCTTTCCTGAACCTGCGCCTGCAAGCACAAGAAGCGGGCCTTCCGTAGTTGTGACCGCCTCATGCTGCGCTGGATTGAGAGAGCGTATGTATTTATCCATTGTCCTGTTGTGGTTGAAAGATTTGATAAAGGCGGTTCCGGATTTGCAACTAATTACCGGTAGAAAACCAAAGCCGGGATATATTATGCCATACGGTCTAAAAAAATGATTTTACCCTCCTGAACTGCTAAAATATCCGAATGTCAGTGGATAAATTGATAATCAAAGGGGCCAGGCAGAACAACCTGAAGAACATCAGCCTCACCCTTCCCCATAACAAGCTGATCACCTTCACCGGCATATCAGGCTCTGGAAAATCATCGCTTGCGTTCGATACTATATTTGCAGAGGGGCAGTGGCGTTTTATAGAGTCGCTCTCCACCTATGCAAGGCTCTTTCTTGAAAAGTTAGACAGGCCTGATGTCGACAGCATTCAGAACATAAGGCCGGCTATCGCGCTTGAACAGAGGAACACGGTCAAGACCTCCCGCTCCACCGTAGGCACCATGACAGAGATCTCTGACTACCTGCGGCTGCTCTTCTCAAAGATCGCGCAGCCGCATTGCCCTGTGTGCGGGGATGCGCTTAAGTCATGGTCACCTTCTTCAGTTGTGCAGGAACTGTTAGAGAAATATAACGGAGAGAAAGCACTAATAATCTTCCAGACTAAGCGTCCGGTGCAGGAACTTCAGAAAGAGGGATTTCATCGTGTATTGATAGACGGGAAGATAACCGAGCTCGCTTCACTTGATACAAAACAGAATACACTCGACATCGTGCTTGACAGGCTGATAATAAAGGACGAGCCGCGGCTCTCTGATTCGATCGAGACCGCATGGCAGCACGGCGGCAGTAATGTAAAGATAGTTATAGTAAAGAGCGAAGAGGAGAACATGCCCCTGCTCTTTTCATCAGCGCTTAAATGCCATAAATGCGATATCGAAGTAGCAAGGCCCCAGCCTCTGCTCTTCTCATTCAACCATCCTTTAGGCGCGTGCCCTGAATGCAAAGGCTTCGGCAACACGCTTAAGTATTCCGAAGGCTCTATCATCCCTGATAAAGACCTGTCACTTGAAGAAGGCGCTATCGACCCATGGAACAAGCCGTCTTATATCTGGTGGTACGAACAGTTTGCCAAGAAAGCTAAAAAAGCAGGCATCAGGCTTGATATGCCTTATAAAGATCTGCCGCAGGAATCCAAAGCCCTGATCTTTGAAGGCAGTAAAGACTTCTACGGGATCAATGATTTCTTTGCCGAGCTTGAGAACAAGAGATACAAACTCCATGTAAGGGTCTTCCTGACAAGGTACAGAGAGGCTGTGCAATGCGGGAACTGCGGAGGAAGCAAGCTGAGCCGTGAGGCGCTTGCCTTTACGATCGGCGGGCTTAATATCGCGCAGATCTCTGATATGCCGATCTTAAATCTTAGGGAATTTATCGCAGGCCTTACTTTTTCAAAATATGAAGAAGAGGTCACAGGCGAGATAATAAGGCAGATCAGGCAGAAGCTCGACTTTCTTATTCGAGTGGGCGTGGAATACCTAACCATCAACCGGCTCACAAAGACGCTCTCAGGCGGAGAGTCGCAGAGGATCAACCTTGCAAACCAGCTCGCATCAAAACTCACAGGCACGCTTTATGTGCTCGATGAACCGACTGTCGGGCTTCACGCACGGGATGTAAAGAAGATAGCCGACATTTTGATAGAGCTTGCTGAAATAGGAAATACGGTCATCACTGTTGAACATGACAAGTCGATCATAGAATCCTCTGACTGGGTCGTTGAACTTGGGCCGGGAGGCGGGGAGAAAGGCGGCAGGCTGATATTTACAGGCACAGTGGCAGACTTTCTAAAGAGCGATACATTGACCGCAACATACATTAAAGAGACCGGCATCATACCTGCGCCAAAGAGCAGGAGGATGAGCAGCGGCAATTTTCTTACGATAAAGAATGCGAGCGGTAATAATCTCAAGGATATCAATATCAGCATCCCACTTCAGAGATTCACCTGCGTAACAGGCGTATCAGGTTCAGGCAAGAGCACGCTCATTGACAAGACATTATACAGAGCCCTTGCAAACGCATTTAAAGAGAGCTTTGAAACACCTGAGCCCTTTGAGTCCATTCACGGCATTGAGCATCTGAAGGGCGTAAGGATCATAGACCAGCAGCCCATAGGCAAGAGCCCGCGTTCAAATCCTGTCACATACATAAAAGGGTTCGACCATATAAGAAAGATCTTTGCCGATGAGCAGGCTGCGAAGAATCTCGGCTTCGGGCCGGGCCACTTTTCATTCAATGCAGAGGAAGGCCGGTGCAGCGCATGTAAAGGCGTAGGTTACCAAAAGCTTGAGATGTATTTTTTTGAGGATCTCTATATAACCTGCGAAGAGTGCAAAGGTAAAAGGTTCCGTCCTGAGATATTGAACATCACCTATAACGGTAAAAATATACATGAGGCGCTGAACCTCACGGTTGATGAAGCTGTCAAATTCTTCAATCGTGTGCCGTCGCTTCTGAAAAAACTTGAGCTCATGTCTTCAGTAGGCCTCGGCTACCTGCGGCTGGGCCAGCCGGTCACGACGCTCTCAGGAGGTGAATCACAGCGCCTCAAGATATGCGCCGAGCTTGGGGCAGGAAGCAGGACAGACTATTTGTATATACTGGACGAGCCGACCGTGGGGCTTCATCCCGAGGACATCACAAAGCTGCTTAAAGTTATCGACCACCTGCTGAGCGCCGGCAATACCGTGGTCATAGTCGAGCACAATCTTGATGTGATAAAATGCGCTGACTGGATAATCGACCTTGGCCCTGAGGGCGGGGAGAAAGGCGGATATATAGTTGCTGAAGGAAGGCCGGAGGATATTGCAAAAGACAAAAAATCACATACCGGCCGATACCTGAAAGAGCATCTTAAGAGAGCAAATCACAAATGATATCTTATTGATTAGTTTTGTCAGCCGGATACTGTTATAATCTTAAGTAAGATGAATCCAAAAAATATAAAAGACAGCGAAGCGATCCTCACCTACCTCAGCAAGAAGACCTCCAAACCCCTGAAGCTCAAAGAACTGGCAAAGCAGCTCGGCACTCATAAATCAGGCGTGCGCAAGCTCGGCCAGATGCTTGAATCACTTGTTCAGTCAGGCAAGGTATTCAGGACCCGCACAGGATGCTACGGCGTAGCTGAACAGATGAACCTTCTTTCCGGTATCTTTGAGGCGCACAAGAATGGCTTCGGATTTGTGCTTCCTGAGAAGTCCGGTGAAAAGGATATATTCATCCCGCCCAGAAAGACGCTCGGCGCAATGTCAGGCGACAGTGTCGTTGTTCGGGTTGAAAGCTCCATAAGAAGAGAAGGCTCGGTATTAAAGATCCTTGCAAGAGGGCAGAAGAATATCATAGGCAGGCTCTATCTTGAAAAGACCACCTTCTATGTAAAGCCCAAAGGCAGGAGGCTGCCGCTTGATGTCTTCATAGCGCCGAATGACAGGGGTAAGGCTAAAGACGGAGACCTTGTGCTTGTGGAGTTGACATCATACCCGACAGCCACAAGGCCTCCTGAAGGAAAGGTGCTGAAGGTGCTGCCTGAGGTGGATGAGCCGCGCCGCGAGATAGATATGATAATTGAGGAGCGCTCATTGCCGCTCGCATTCCCTGACAATGTGCTGAGAGAGGCAAAGGGCTTCAGCGAGATATTAAGCCCTGACAACCGGGTCGACTGCAGAGACCTTTTGACCGTAACAATAGACGGTGAGGATGCCAAGGACTTTGATGACGCGATATCAATAAAGAAGATCCCTGAAGGCCATAAACTCTATGTGCATATCGCTGATGTCAGCCACTATGTGCCGTGGGATACTGATATTGACCTTGAGGCAAGGGAGAGAGGCACGAGCATCTACTTCCCGGGAAATGTCATACCTATGCTCCCTGAAAGGTTATCAAACAACCTCTGCAGCCTTATGCCGAAGGTAGACCGTTTCGCATTCACAGCTGAGATGGACATAGACAAAAACGGCAAGCTGATAAAGAGGAAATTCTATCCAAGCATCATAAACAGCAATGAGAGGATGACCTATAACTCCGTAAAGAAGATCCTTGTGGATAATGACCCTGCTGAGAGGGAAAAATACGGTTATCTGCTTGAGAACTTCGAGATAATGAAGGAGCTTTACCTGATCCTGAAAGAGATGAGGATACAGCGCGGCAGCCTTGACTTTGACCTGCCGGAGCCGTACATCATTCTTGATATACAGGGAACGCCTGAGGACATCATCAGAGCAGACCGCAACATGAGCCATATGCTAATCGAAGAGTTCATGATAGCGGCGAACGAGGCTGTGGCATCATATCTTGAGGGCCTTGGAGTGCCGTCGCTTTACAGAATACATGAAGAGCCTGACACAGATAAGCTTGACGAGCTGATGCCGATACTCAGGGCCTTCGGCTTGAAGATAAAGACAAAAGGGGTCAAGGCATTTCACGCCATACTTGAAGCATCAAAGGGCCTGCCTGAAGAAACGCTTTTAAACACGCTCCTGCTCCGCTCTCTGAAACAGGCAAAGTATTCCAAAGATAACGTTGGGCATTTCGGCCTTGCTTCAGATAGCTATACGCACTTCACCTCACCAATCAGGCGTTATCCCGACCTTGTTGTGCACAGGGTGCTCAGGGAGATCGTCAACAAGAAGAAGCTCTCAGACAAGAGCAGGGAGTTCCTTGAAAAGAACCTTGCCGAGATAGCGCTCCAGTCCTCAAAGACCGAGCGCGCTTCCATGGAGGCTGAGAGGGAGATCGTGAGCGCCATGAAGGCATGGTTCATGAAGGACAAGGTCGGCAACGAGTATGAGGGAATGGTGAGCAACATAAATCCAAAGGGTATGGCTGTCCAGCTTCAGGATTATTTTGTGACCGGTTTCATACATGTCTCAGACATGGGTGACGATTACTACATCTTTGATGAGGCAAGATACAGGCTCAAAGGCAGGCGCTCAAAACGAACCTTCACCCTTGGCGACAAGGTCATGGTAAGGGTGGAGAAGGTCGATATCGAAGAGAGAGATATTACTTTAGGGCTGGTTCATAAAGCCCCGATCAGAAAAATTGGATAAAAAAATTGTCCCTGCGCCACAAAATGACATCAATCCCCTAAAATGCTAAAATAGTCTGCTTTAAATGGACAGCGAGCCTGCCTGACGGCAGTGAGCGAATATAAATAATAATTCATTACCATTAAGATTTCCCGCAGCTTGCGGGGAATCTTTAATCCATTGTATTGCGAGACCCTATTGAGCTTGATACACCTTTACAGAACCCCTGCCTTTTCCGAGGCTAAGAAAAATGACCTTTTGTCTGTTGTAAAGAAGAGGATATCCTCAGATATTGCGGACATCAGGACAGAGTTCTGCTTCAATATAGACGCATCCGAATCCCTCTCTTCTGAAGAGATGAAGCTGCTGACATGGCTGCTATCAGAAACCTTCGAACCTGAGAATTTCTCAAATGAGAGTTTTCTAACCTTTAATTCCCACCTTACCAAGGGGGGACAAAGGGGGGTTATCCTGGAAGCCGGCCCCCGCATGAACTTCGCAACCGCCTGGTCATCAAACGCAGTATCCGTATGCCATGCATGCGGGCTTAAGAAGATAAAACGCATTGAACGCTCAAGGAGATTTGAGTTTGTTTTAGGTGAAGAAACCCCACCTTGCTCCTCCCCTTGCCAAGGGGAGGACGGGAGGGGTTTTCTTTCTTCACTGATTTCGCATCACTCATCGCTCTTTTACGACAGAATGACCGAGTGCCCTTATCCCGAACCGCTCAAGACATTTGAGACAGGGATCAAACCTGAACCGGTATTTGAGATACCATTCATTGAAGAGGGCAAATCAGCGCTTGAGAAGATCAACAGGAAGATGGGGCTTGGGCTGGATGACTGGGACATTGACTATTATTACAACCTCTTTGTAAATGATATCGGAAGAAACCCGACCAATGTCGAGTGCTTTGACCTGAGCCAGTCCAACAGCGAGCATTCAAGGCACTGGTTCTTTAAAGGGCTGCTGAAGATCGACGGGGAAGAGATCCCTCACACGCTCATCGAACTGGTGATGAGGCCGCTGAAGTGGAAACCCGGAAACAGCGTTATCGCGTTCAATGACAATTCAAGTTCTATCAAGGGCTATGAGATCGATACGATAATACCTGAAGACCCTGGCAAGCCGTCACGCTTCAGAAAAGAGAAGCTCCATTACGACATTATATTTACGGCTGAGACGCATAACTTCCCAAGCGGCATCGCTCCTTTTCCCGGAGCTGAGACAGGCACGGGCGGAAGGCTCAGGGACATACAGGGAACAGGAAGGGGCGGACTAGTCGGCGCAGGCACAGCGGCATACTGTGTAGGAAACCTGCATATCCCGGGCTATGAACTGCCGTGGGAAGATAAAGGATTCACATATCCGAAAAACCTCGCATCGCCTCTTGATATTGAGATACAGGCGAGCAACGGGGCTTCTGATTACGGCAATAAATTCGGCGAGCCTCTTATCCAGGGCTTTACGCGTTCATTCGGAATGAGGCTGCCGAACGGCGAACGTTCAGAATGGCTGAAGCCGATAATGTTCACAGCAGGAATCGGACAGATGAGCTCAAGCCATGTTAAAAAGGGCGAGCCTGAAAAGAGAATGTGCGTGGTAAAGATCGGCGGGCCGGCTTATCGTATCGGCATAGGCGGCGGAGCTGCATCAAGCATGATACAGGGTGAAAATGCTGAAGACCTCGATTTCAACGCAGTCCAGCGCGGCGATGCAGAGATGGAGCAGAAGATGAACAGGGTCCTCCGAGCCTGTGTTGAGATGGGTGAGAAGAACCCGATAGTCAGCATACACGACCAGGGAGCAGGCGGAAACTGCAATGTTGTGAAAGAGATAATCTACCCCGCGGGCGCAAAGATCGAAGTGAGAAAGATACAGGTCGGTGATGAAACGCTCTCTGTGCTTGAGATATGGGGCGCGGAATATCAGGAACAGAACGCCCTGCTTTTGAGGCCTGAGGATGCGGGACTTTTTGATGAGCTCTGCGCTCGTGAAAAGGTGCCTTACGCATTCATCGGCAGGATAACAGGCGACGGCAGGATAGTCCTTCATGACGATAATGACGGCAGCACACCTGTAGACCTTGATCTTGAAAAAGTTCTCGGCCACATGCCGCAGAAGACCTTTGAGATGAAGCGCATCCTCTCAAAACCAGAACCTCTGAAACTGCCTGAAGATATTACAGTTAAAGATGCGTTGGACAGAGTGCTCAGGCTCGTCTCTGTCGGATCAAAGAGGTTTCTTACAAACAAAGTCGACAGGAGCGTTACAGGCCTGATAGCACGCCAGCAGTGCGCCGGGCCGTTACAGCTTACCGTATCGGACGTTGCTGTTATCAGCCAGAGCCATAGCGGAATAACAGGCGCTGCTTTATCAATAGGTGAACAGCCAATCAAAGGTATTTTGAACCCTGCGTCAATGGCGAGGATGTGTGTGGGCGAGGCGCTGACCAATATGGTCTGGGCAAAGATAT
This region of Thermodesulfovibrionia bacterium genomic DNA includes:
- a CDS encoding type II toxin-antitoxin system RelE/ParE family toxin yields the protein MNRTVTFYRTADGKCPLEVFLDSLSGRTAQKVTWVLRLLEELEVVPSSYLKKLVNTEEIWECRVQYGSKSIRILCFFADNSSVVLTHGFLKKSRKTPVKEIERAEAYRRDFIRRRIKL
- a CDS encoding helix-turn-helix transcriptional regulator — translated: MSDLKKYIAKRKKTDSNFAKGYEEGYKEFKVGVMLREARESSGLTQEELAKRLKTKKTAISRIENHAEDIKLSTLIRVADALGKRLMVNIT
- a CDS encoding UvrD-helicase domain-containing protein, with the translated sequence MDKYIRSLNPAQHEAVTTTEGPLLVLAGAGSGKTRVITVRAAYLIHKGISPDSLIAVTFTNRAAREMRGRITSILKKSKKKTPIVSTFHSLCLQILRKEMKHVGLRKNFTIYDTSEQASLLKNLLIDISLYDKQFKPEVILDRIGKLKNSFTAPEDMDSTGHDPLSIITARVYPEYQKTLRAMNAVDFDDLLLLVIKLFRDVPAVLEEYREKFRYIMVDEYQDTNRVQYTLLKQLAGKRKNLCVVGDDDQSVYSWRGASLGNILDFEGDFKGTKVIRLEQNYRSMGNILTVANSVITNNSQRMVKSLWTSEGTGPVIKIIKAPDGEGEARIVVGKIQELMETRKLDHKDFAIIYRANVFSRLFEEELRRKKMPYTVVGGTSYFDRKEVKDLASYMKIILNKYDDVSLLRIANVPRRGIGITSIGKMHDHAGAQKISLMDAFINANGVEEVNAKTAANAAALADMLKRYRTDFSKGKDMAKLLAKFIDEIGLHDHIRGFYKTDDVVEKRIDNVTAFIESLKYYEENEKSPSLQGFIETLALDDKPEKEKENSGVTLVSLHSSKGLEFPVVFIVGVEQDMLPHSKSIDEPGGLEEERRLMYVGITRAMKELFLTYTAYRIKYGTKTLSMPSQFIAEMPDKVIEHIGIEGEGEEMDAEEIDIKADYDRIMGILNG
- a CDS encoding DUF4145 domain-containing protein — translated: MEIKQAHNLIDAHVKDLIDQCPHCGAKVHIEKLWNDYHSLNNGDKEFYVIFRCKPCKKLLLKTFFFRQNPYSNNEHLEAKGWDEKFPISFDDELSKQEKEYIPDQVLSDYQEALKCKSIGANRASCSMFRRALQSAIVIFGADHKLDLIKQIDSLDSLPKDIKDWAHQIRIFGNWGAHPDKDNLKEVDSNDVTEVHDFISKFFIYMFIMPEKVKLSRAKRDEKLKTNPEVTTSE
- the uvrA gene encoding excinuclease ABC subunit UvrA, which translates into the protein MDKLIIKGARQNNLKNISLTLPHNKLITFTGISGSGKSSLAFDTIFAEGQWRFIESLSTYARLFLEKLDRPDVDSIQNIRPAIALEQRNTVKTSRSTVGTMTEISDYLRLLFSKIAQPHCPVCGDALKSWSPSSVVQELLEKYNGEKALIIFQTKRPVQELQKEGFHRVLIDGKITELASLDTKQNTLDIVLDRLIIKDEPRLSDSIETAWQHGGSNVKIVIVKSEEENMPLLFSSALKCHKCDIEVARPQPLLFSFNHPLGACPECKGFGNTLKYSEGSIIPDKDLSLEEGAIDPWNKPSYIWWYEQFAKKAKKAGIRLDMPYKDLPQESKALIFEGSKDFYGINDFFAELENKRYKLHVRVFLTRYREAVQCGNCGGSKLSREALAFTIGGLNIAQISDMPILNLREFIAGLTFSKYEEEVTGEIIRQIRQKLDFLIRVGVEYLTINRLTKTLSGGESQRINLANQLASKLTGTLYVLDEPTVGLHARDVKKIADILIELAEIGNTVITVEHDKSIIESSDWVVELGPGGGEKGGRLIFTGTVADFLKSDTLTATYIKETGIIPAPKSRRMSSGNFLTIKNASGNNLKDINISIPLQRFTCVTGVSGSGKSTLIDKTLYRALANAFKESFETPEPFESIHGIEHLKGVRIIDQQPIGKSPRSNPVTYIKGFDHIRKIFADEQAAKNLGFGPGHFSFNAEEGRCSACKGVGYQKLEMYFFEDLYITCEECKGKRFRPEILNITYNGKNIHEALNLTVDEAVKFFNRVPSLLKKLELMSSVGLGYLRLGQPVTTLSGGESQRLKICAELGAGSRTDYLYILDEPTVGLHPEDITKLLKVIDHLLSAGNTVVIVEHNLDVIKCADWIIDLGPEGGEKGGYIVAEGRPEDIAKDKKSHTGRYLKEHLKRANHK
- the rnr gene encoding ribonuclease R; the encoded protein is MNPKNIKDSEAILTYLSKKTSKPLKLKELAKQLGTHKSGVRKLGQMLESLVQSGKVFRTRTGCYGVAEQMNLLSGIFEAHKNGFGFVLPEKSGEKDIFIPPRKTLGAMSGDSVVVRVESSIRREGSVLKILARGQKNIIGRLYLEKTTFYVKPKGRRLPLDVFIAPNDRGKAKDGDLVLVELTSYPTATRPPEGKVLKVLPEVDEPRREIDMIIEERSLPLAFPDNVLREAKGFSEILSPDNRVDCRDLLTVTIDGEDAKDFDDAISIKKIPEGHKLYVHIADVSHYVPWDTDIDLEARERGTSIYFPGNVIPMLPERLSNNLCSLMPKVDRFAFTAEMDIDKNGKLIKRKFYPSIINSNERMTYNSVKKILVDNDPAEREKYGYLLENFEIMKELYLILKEMRIQRGSLDFDLPEPYIILDIQGTPEDIIRADRNMSHMLIEEFMIAANEAVASYLEGLGVPSLYRIHEEPDTDKLDELMPILRAFGLKIKTKGVKAFHAILEASKGLPEETLLNTLLLRSLKQAKYSKDNVGHFGLASDSYTHFTSPIRRYPDLVVHRVLREIVNKKKLSDKSREFLEKNLAEIALQSSKTERASMEAEREIVSAMKAWFMKDKVGNEYEGMVSNINPKGMAVQLQDYFVTGFIHVSDMGDDYYIFDEARYRLKGRRSKRTFTLGDKVMVRVEKVDIEERDITLGLVHKAPIRKIG